A DNA window from Roseovarius sp. Pro17 contains the following coding sequences:
- a CDS encoding putative DNA modification/repair radical SAM protein, translating into MAKHTLEQKLAILSDAAKYDASCASSGSNKRNSRDGKGLGSNEGTGICHAYAPDGRCISLLKILMTNFCIYDCTYCINRVSSNVTRARFSVDEVVKLTIEFYRRNYIEGLFLSSGVIRSPDATMSDMVQIARKLRHEENFRGYIHLKTIPDAAPELIAEAGLLADRLSINVELPTDAAVQQYAPEKKPEQIRKAMADVRLHKEAAKETSFTGKRPARFAPAGQSTQMIIGADGSNDATVLGQSTRLYSSYKLKRVYYSAFSPIPDASSKLPLIPPPLQREHRLYQADWLLRFYDFQLDEITSVTADGNLDLEVDPKLAWALVHREVFPLDVNRASREMLLRVPGFGIKTVNRILSTRRYRALRYDDLMRMGASMKKARAFVTARGWSPGGLIDTADLRARFLPPPQQLTLF; encoded by the coding sequence ATGGCCAAACATACCCTTGAACAAAAACTAGCGATTCTCAGCGATGCGGCGAAATATGATGCTTCATGTGCCTCCTCTGGGTCCAACAAGCGCAATTCTCGCGACGGCAAGGGACTGGGATCAAACGAAGGCACTGGCATCTGTCACGCCTATGCACCGGACGGTCGCTGCATCAGCCTGCTGAAGATCCTGATGACGAACTTTTGCATCTACGATTGCACCTATTGCATAAACCGGGTGTCCTCAAACGTGACACGTGCGCGGTTCAGCGTCGATGAGGTGGTCAAGCTGACCATCGAATTTTACCGCCGCAACTACATTGAGGGGCTATTCCTGTCATCCGGCGTGATCCGCTCACCGGACGCCACAATGTCGGACATGGTGCAGATTGCACGAAAACTGCGGCACGAAGAGAATTTTCGCGGATATATCCACCTCAAGACCATCCCAGATGCCGCACCCGAACTGATCGCCGAGGCGGGGCTTCTGGCGGACCGCTTGTCTATTAATGTCGAACTGCCCACCGATGCGGCCGTGCAGCAATACGCGCCAGAAAAGAAACCCGAGCAGATCCGCAAGGCAATGGCGGACGTGCGTCTGCACAAGGAAGCGGCCAAGGAAACTTCTTTCACCGGCAAGAGGCCTGCGCGCTTTGCACCTGCGGGGCAATCCACGCAGATGATTATCGGCGCGGATGGCTCAAATGATGCGACGGTGTTGGGGCAATCCACCCGGCTCTACTCCAGTTACAAGCTAAAGCGGGTATATTATTCGGCGTTCTCGCCCATACCCGACGCCTCATCGAAACTACCGCTGATCCCCCCGCCCTTGCAGCGAGAACACCGGCTATATCAGGCCGACTGGCTGCTGAGGTTCTATGATTTTCAGCTGGATGAGATCACGTCGGTCACCGCTGACGGCAACCTCGATCTGGAGGTCGACCCCAAGCTGGCATGGGCGTTGGTTCATCGCGAGGTATTCCCCCTCGACGTTAACCGCGCCAGTCGCGAGATGCTGCTGCGGGTGCCGGGGTTCGGGATCAAGACCGTGAACCGAATTCTATCAACCCGGCGGTATCGAGCCCTGCGCTACGACGATCTGATGCGCATGGGCGCGTCGATGAAAAAAGCGCGCGCCTTTGTTACGGCAAGGGGTTGGTCGCCGGGTGGATTGATCGACACTGCCGACTTGCGCGCGCGTTTCCTGCCGCCGCCACAGCAACTTACGCTATTCTGA
- a CDS encoding PRC-barrel domain-containing protein produces MKRLLSTTALVIAMTGAVHAQTETAGFGQVEMQQGDFYASDLIGMRIYNSENAVAADSTIADGGEVEWDDIGEINDIIVTQDGKVSAVILGVGGFLGMGERDVAVPMNEITVVREDGDSDDRFLVVSTTKEALEQMPAFERDMDMDAEADVDMDDNTAAVDTDAVGTEREMLTRPAVERDGYAEADMAAVRQMTSEDLEGTTVYGANDESVGEIDALVVGDDGTISEVVVNVGGFLGLGEKPVAVTFDELQILQEQDGDDLRIYIDSTQEALEAQPEYNQ; encoded by the coding sequence ATGAAACGTCTTCTTAGCACCACCGCCCTCGTCATCGCCATGACAGGCGCCGTCCATGCTCAAACCGAAACTGCGGGCTTTGGTCAGGTCGAGATGCAGCAAGGCGATTTTTACGCCTCCGACCTGATTGGCATGCGGATCTATAACTCCGAAAACGCCGTCGCAGCAGATTCGACTATCGCCGATGGCGGCGAAGTTGAGTGGGACGACATCGGCGAGATTAACGATATCATCGTCACCCAAGACGGCAAAGTCAGCGCAGTAATCTTGGGCGTTGGCGGCTTCCTCGGAATGGGCGAGCGCGACGTCGCAGTACCGATGAATGAAATCACCGTCGTGCGTGAAGACGGCGATAGCGATGACCGGTTCCTGGTCGTCTCGACAACCAAAGAAGCGCTGGAGCAAATGCCCGCGTTCGAACGCGACATGGATATGGACGCCGAAGCCGACGTCGATATGGACGACAACACGGCTGCAGTCGACACGGACGCTGTCGGCACCGAGCGCGAAATGCTGACGCGCCCCGCAGTTGAGCGTGATGGTTATGCCGAGGCCGATATGGCAGCCGTTCGTCAGATGACGTCGGAAGACCTAGAAGGTACCACCGTCTACGGCGCAAATGACGAAAGCGTTGGTGAAATCGACGCTCTGGTAGTGGGCGACGATGGCACGATCAGCGAAGTCGTCGTCAATGTTGGCGGATTTCTGGGACTGGGCGAAAAGCCGGTCGCAGTGACGTTCGACGAACTCCAGATCCTTCAGGAGCAGGACGGCGACGATCTGCGCATCTACATCGACAGCACCCAGGAGGCGCTGGAAGCACAGCCGGAATACAACCAGTAA
- a CDS encoding dipeptidase — MTKIPLIFDGHNDFLLRLLRDPDNREATWLTDTGKGHLDLPRMQQGGFGGGFFAIYISSPDLPHDIDDEMENPPYSLPLPQPIDVTTAQPVALAMAGHLKWMERASEGRFKICRSVMELRDCLATGIIAAIMHLEGAEAIGTDLDALYLFHDMGLRSIGPVWSRPTVFGHGVPFAFPSSPDTGPGLTQAGKNLVQLCNRMGIMVDLSHLNEAGFNDVASLSDSPLVATHSNAHAITPSSRNLTDRQLAMIRDSGGMVGVNFATGFLNSDGKKSADRGFDPILRHLDHLMSHLGEDHVGFGSDFDGAQVPAALRDAAGLGALRSALSQHGFDEALLTKLCHENWFKLLERTWKPEN, encoded by the coding sequence ATGACGAAAATCCCCCTAATATTTGACGGACACAACGACTTTCTTCTGCGCCTGCTGCGCGATCCCGACAATCGAGAGGCAACCTGGCTAACCGATACCGGAAAGGGCCATCTGGACCTGCCGCGCATGCAGCAGGGCGGATTTGGCGGCGGCTTTTTCGCGATCTATATCTCGTCGCCCGACCTGCCCCATGACATCGACGACGAAATGGAGAACCCGCCTTATTCCCTTCCCCTGCCACAGCCGATTGACGTGACCACGGCACAGCCGGTGGCTTTGGCCATGGCCGGGCATCTGAAATGGATGGAGCGCGCGTCCGAAGGTCGCTTCAAAATCTGCCGCAGCGTCATGGAACTGCGTGACTGTCTGGCGACCGGCATCATCGCCGCGATCATGCATCTCGAAGGGGCCGAAGCGATCGGCACCGACCTTGATGCGCTATACCTGTTTCACGACATGGGCCTGCGGTCCATCGGCCCTGTTTGGAGCAGGCCGACAGTGTTTGGCCATGGAGTGCCGTTCGCCTTCCCCTCCTCGCCCGATACCGGGCCCGGCCTCACTCAGGCGGGCAAGAATCTTGTTCAGCTTTGCAATCGCATGGGGATAATGGTCGATCTGTCGCATCTGAACGAGGCAGGCTTCAATGATGTTGCTTCGCTCAGCGATTCGCCACTGGTGGCCACCCATTCCAACGCCCATGCCATCACACCGTCCTCGCGCAACCTCACCGATCGGCAGCTGGCAATGATCCGCGATAGCGGAGGCATGGTCGGTGTCAACTTTGCTACTGGTTTTCTCAATTCCGATGGTAAAAAATCTGCCGACCGGGGCTTTGATCCGATCTTGCGGCATCTGGATCATCTGATGAGCCATCTGGGCGAGGATCACGTCGGTTTCGGCTCTGACTTCGACGGCGCGCAAGTGCCAGCAGCCCTGCGCGATGCTGCGGGATTGGGTGCGCTGCGCTCGGCGCTCTCGCAACATGGGTTTGATGAGGCATTGTTGACCAAGCTATGCCATGAAAACTGGTTCAAACTGCTGGAGCGCACCTGGAAACCGGAGAATTGA
- a CDS encoding ABC transporter ATP-binding protein → MKVLVEIDDLTVTFGHGANEVQAVRGLTVNVMKGESFGIVGESGSGKSTVLRAICGLAPITRGEISIDGAPLKAPRDRAFYRKVQMVFQDPYASLHPRHTVDKILSEPLAIHGFYNREARVEKALEDVGLAKGFRFRFPHQLSGGQRQRVAIARALILEPQILLLDEPTSALDASIQAEVLNLLDALRAERGLTYILVSHDLAVVGHMCERLLVMQHGARVEELTREALQNREAQTDYTKDLLIASEGFKNV, encoded by the coding sequence ATGAAGGTGCTGGTGGAAATAGACGATCTGACCGTCACCTTCGGCCATGGCGCCAATGAGGTGCAGGCCGTTCGCGGGCTCACCGTGAATGTGATGAAGGGTGAAAGCTTTGGCATCGTTGGGGAAAGCGGGTCGGGCAAGTCCACCGTGCTGCGGGCGATCTGCGGGCTGGCGCCGATCACGCGGGGGGAAATATCCATCGACGGTGCCCCCCTGAAGGCGCCGCGGGATCGCGCGTTCTACCGCAAGGTACAGATGGTATTTCAGGACCCATACGCCTCGCTCCACCCGCGTCACACTGTCGATAAGATATTGTCCGAACCTCTGGCGATCCACGGTTTCTACAATCGCGAGGCCCGCGTCGAAAAGGCGCTGGAGGATGTGGGTCTGGCCAAAGGCTTCCGCTTTCGGTTTCCACACCAGTTGTCCGGCGGGCAACGCCAGCGCGTTGCGATCGCGCGCGCATTGATCCTCGAGCCACAGATCCTGTTGCTGGATGAGCCGACGTCCGCGCTCGACGCCTCCATTCAGGCCGAGGTTCTGAACCTGCTGGATGCGCTGCGCGCGGAGCGTGGGCTGACCTATATTCTGGTCAGCCACGACCTTGCCGTGGTGGGGCACATGTGTGAACGCTTGCTGGTGATGCAGCATGGTGCCCGCGTTGAAGAACTGACGCGCGAGGCGTTGCAGAACCGGGAGGCACAGACCGACTATACCAAGGATCTTCTGATCGCGAGTGAAGGTTTCAAAAATGTCTGA
- a CDS encoding ABC transporter ATP-binding protein — MTDMLQVQGLNVAFPSREGPVRVVRDVSFTLGRERLGIVGESGSGKSQTGRAILGLTPPSGRVTAERLEFDGIDLRGASRRTWRSLRGRRMSMIMQDPKYSLNPVMTVGRQIVEAYRRRGDATRADARAKAVDMLDAVQIRDPERVFNAYPHELSGGMGQRAMIAMMLIAEPDLLIADEPTSALDVTVQLDVLKILDDLVRDRGMGLIFISHDLRLVSSFCDRVLVMYAGRVVEEIAAKDLRAAKHPYTQGLLNCLPRIEGGQRPLKTLTRDPAWLE; from the coding sequence ATGACCGATATGCTTCAGGTGCAAGGGCTAAACGTGGCCTTTCCGTCGCGCGAAGGGCCGGTTCGTGTGGTGCGCGACGTGTCCTTCACACTGGGCCGGGAACGGCTGGGGATTGTCGGCGAATCCGGATCGGGCAAATCGCAGACCGGACGGGCCATCCTTGGGCTGACGCCGCCCTCGGGTCGAGTGACCGCCGAGCGGCTGGAATTTGACGGAATCGACCTGCGCGGCGCATCGAGGAGGACCTGGCGCAGTTTGCGCGGGCGGCGGATGAGCATGATCATGCAGGACCCGAAATACTCGCTCAACCCGGTGATGACCGTTGGCCGGCAAATCGTCGAAGCCTATCGCAGGCGCGGCGACGCCACCCGCGCAGATGCCCGCGCCAAGGCCGTCGACATGCTGGACGCCGTGCAGATCCGCGACCCGGAAAGGGTGTTCAACGCCTATCCGCACGAGCTGTCGGGCGGCATGGGGCAGCGGGCGATGATCGCGATGATGCTGATTGCCGAGCCGGACCTCCTGATCGCGGATGAGCCGACATCGGCGCTGGACGTTACGGTGCAACTGGACGTGCTGAAGATACTGGACGATCTGGTACGGGATCGCGGCATGGGCCTGATCTTCATCAGCCATGATCTGCGGCTTGTGTCGTCGTTCTGCGACCGCGTGCTGGTGATGTATGCCGGCCGCGTCGTCGAGGAAATCGCGGCAAAGGATCTGCGCGCGGCGAAACATCCTTACACGCAGGGCCTGCTGAACTGCCTGCCCCGGATCGAGGGCGGGCAGCGCCCTCTGAAGACCCTGACCCGTGATCCGGCGTGGCTCGAATGA
- a CDS encoding ABC transporter permease, protein MTQVSTRDWLLSDHPASRRQAKLGQAYRTWSQLRRNRLAMLGLGIVILLILMAIFADMIAPYDPLRGGDLRTARLLPPSWEHLMGTDDQARDIFSRIVHGSRLTLMVVAMVAIIATPIGLAVGTTAGYFGGWVDTVLMRITDIFLAFPRLILALAFVAALGPGIENAIIAIAITSWPPYARLARAETLTIRNTDYIAAIRLQGARSPRIIWGHVVPLCMSSVIVRVTLDMAGIILTAAGLGFLGLGAQPPQPEWGAMIASGRRFIIDFWWVATMPGIAIFVVSLGFNLLGDGLRDVLDPKGEK, encoded by the coding sequence ATGACGCAAGTATCCACACGCGATTGGCTGCTAAGCGATCATCCGGCCTCGCGCCGTCAGGCGAAGCTGGGGCAGGCCTATCGCACTTGGTCGCAGCTGCGCCGGAACCGGCTGGCGATGCTGGGCCTTGGTATCGTGATCCTGCTGATCCTGATGGCCATTTTCGCCGATATGATCGCGCCATACGATCCCCTGCGCGGGGGAGACTTGCGCACCGCGCGGCTGCTGCCCCCCTCGTGGGAGCATCTGATGGGCACCGATGATCAGGCGCGCGATATCTTCAGCCGGATCGTGCATGGATCGCGGCTGACGTTGATGGTGGTCGCCATGGTGGCGATCATCGCAACGCCCATTGGGCTGGCCGTCGGCACCACTGCGGGGTATTTCGGAGGTTGGGTCGATACCGTGCTGATGCGGATCACTGACATCTTCCTCGCCTTCCCGCGCCTGATCCTTGCGCTGGCCTTTGTTGCCGCGCTTGGCCCCGGAATCGAGAACGCGATCATCGCTATCGCGATCACGTCATGGCCGCCCTATGCACGCCTTGCGCGGGCCGAAACGCTAACCATCCGCAACACCGATTACATCGCGGCGATCCGGCTACAGGGCGCGCGCAGCCCGCGCATCATCTGGGGGCATGTGGTGCCGCTGTGCATGTCCTCAGTCATCGTGCGGGTCACGCTGGACATGGCAGGGATCATCCTGACAGCAGCAGGTCTGGGGTTTCTGGGCCTCGGCGCACAGCCACCACAGCCCGAATGGGGCGCGATGATCGCCAGCGGCCGTCGGTTCATCATAGATTTCTGGTGGGTCGCGACCATGCCGGGGATTGCCATTTTCGTAGTCTCACTGGGCTTTAACCTGCTGGGCGACGGGCTGCGCGACGTGCTCGACCCCAAAGGTGAAAAATGA
- a CDS encoding ABC transporter permease, whose translation MVATSPANTGGRWRALSFYGMKTGKLIATVAVTFLGLLVVTFLIGRVVPVDPVLAVVGDRASQSTYDAAYLALGLDKPLYHQFWIYLKGALSADLGTSILTKKPIIEDIARVFPATLELATAGIILGTIFGIPLGIWGAVRQGKLPDQIIRVVGLVGYSAPIFWLGLLGLLVFYAKLGWVAGPGRIDIAYEYTVTQITGLLLIDTAIQGQWDAFQNVLAHLALPAMLLGYFSMAYISRMTRSFMLAELAQEYIIAARVKGVAEWRIIWIHALRNAAVPLVTVIALSYAGLLEGSVLTETVFAWPGLGQYLTNSLQNADMNAVLGGTLVIGIIFVGLNLLSDLLYTVLDPRVRRRG comes from the coding sequence ATGGTGGCAACGTCCCCTGCAAACACGGGAGGGCGCTGGCGCGCCCTTTCGTTCTACGGCATGAAAACCGGCAAGCTGATCGCGACAGTGGCGGTTACGTTTCTGGGCCTGCTTGTCGTTACCTTCCTGATCGGCCGCGTGGTGCCGGTTGATCCGGTTCTGGCCGTGGTCGGGGACCGCGCGTCCCAATCGACCTACGATGCGGCCTATCTCGCGCTTGGGCTAGACAAACCGCTCTATCATCAATTCTGGATTTATCTGAAGGGTGCGCTCAGCGCCGATCTGGGCACCTCGATCCTGACCAAGAAGCCCATTATCGAAGACATTGCGCGCGTATTCCCCGCCACTCTGGAACTGGCGACGGCGGGCATCATTCTGGGCACGATCTTTGGCATCCCATTGGGCATCTGGGGGGCCGTGCGTCAGGGCAAGCTGCCCGATCAGATCATCCGTGTCGTCGGGCTGGTCGGATACTCTGCGCCGATCTTCTGGCTCGGCCTGTTGGGGCTGCTGGTGTTTTACGCCAAGCTGGGCTGGGTTGCCGGACCGGGGCGCATCGACATCGCTTATGAATATACGGTGACGCAGATCACCGGGCTTTTGCTAATCGACACCGCGATTCAGGGCCAGTGGGACGCATTCCAGAATGTGCTGGCTCATCTGGCGCTGCCCGCGATGTTGCTGGGCTATTTCTCCATGGCCTATATCAGCCGCATGACGCGGTCTTTCATGCTGGCCGAATTGGCGCAGGAATACATCATAGCCGCCCGGGTCAAGGGCGTGGCCGAATGGCGCATCATTTGGATACATGCCCTGCGCAATGCCGCCGTGCCGCTGGTGACGGTGATCGCGCTCAGCTATGCGGGGCTGCTTGAGGGATCGGTGCTGACCGAAACCGTCTTTGCCTGGCCGGGTCTGGGCCAATACCTGACCAACAGCCTGCAGAACGCGGACATGAACGCCGTGCTTGGCGGGACGCTGGTCATTGGCATCATATTCGTCGGGCTGAACCTGCTGTCCGATCTGCTCTACACCGTGCTCGATCCGCGCGTCAGGCGGCGCGGATGA
- a CDS encoding ABC transporter substrate-binding protein gives MRHVPGLIASAVVSATFGIMTTPTFAETPPDTLIQAWQLDDIISLDPAEVFEFTASELLGNSYQPLVGYNVEDVSDVFGVIAESWEVSEDGKTFTFVIRPDLEFASGNPITAADAVFSIQRAVKLDKSPAFILTQFGLSAENVEEKVRQTGDMTLELEMDKAYAPTLLLYCLTATVGFVVDKELVMSHAAGDDLGYEWLKTNYAGSGAFTIRDWRANEVVVLERNDGFSGDAPAMARAIYRHIPEGSTQRLLLEKGDIDIARNLGAEEMTAMADNPDLKIESGIKGSIYYMGLNQKNENLMKPQVREAMKYLVDYQTIADTIMKGKVKVHQAFLPEGFLGALNDNPYELNVEKAKELLAEAGLPDGFSVTMDTRNTPEITAMAEAIQQTMAQAGIQMELIPGDGQQTLTKYRARNHDIYIGRWGPDYQDPHTNADTFARNPDNSDDAESKPLAWRNAWDIPEMTAQADAAVLEKDAKKRAELYLALQEEHQKVSPFVIMFQEIEVLGIRDNVNGFIIGPSFNDNSFRKVTKD, from the coding sequence ATGAGACACGTCCCCGGATTGATCGCCTCGGCTGTCGTAAGCGCAACTTTTGGCATCATGACAACACCGACATTTGCCGAGACGCCGCCCGATACACTGATCCAGGCATGGCAGCTCGACGACATTATTTCACTCGATCCGGCGGAAGTGTTCGAATTCACTGCCTCCGAATTACTGGGCAACAGCTATCAGCCGCTTGTCGGGTATAATGTCGAGGATGTCTCGGACGTCTTCGGTGTCATCGCCGAAAGCTGGGAAGTCTCTGAAGATGGCAAGACCTTCACCTTCGTCATCAGGCCGGACCTGGAATTTGCCTCCGGCAATCCGATTACAGCCGCCGATGCGGTGTTCTCAATTCAACGCGCTGTGAAGCTGGACAAGTCACCGGCGTTTATCCTGACACAGTTCGGCCTGAGCGCCGAGAACGTCGAAGAGAAGGTGCGACAGACCGGCGACATGACGCTCGAACTTGAGATGGACAAGGCCTATGCCCCTACCCTTCTGCTCTATTGCCTGACGGCGACCGTCGGCTTCGTCGTCGACAAAGAGCTGGTCATGAGCCACGCAGCGGGCGACGATTTGGGCTATGAATGGCTCAAGACGAACTATGCCGGATCCGGTGCCTTCACCATCCGAGACTGGCGCGCCAACGAGGTCGTCGTGCTGGAACGTAATGATGGATTTTCGGGCGATGCGCCCGCCATGGCACGTGCGATCTACCGCCACATTCCCGAAGGCTCCACCCAGCGTCTGCTGTTGGAAAAAGGCGACATTGATATTGCGCGCAACCTCGGGGCCGAAGAGATGACGGCGATGGCGGACAATCCCGACCTGAAGATCGAGAGCGGGATCAAAGGGTCGATCTATTACATGGGTTTGAATCAGAAGAATGAAAACCTGATGAAGCCGCAGGTCCGCGAGGCGATGAAATATCTGGTGGATTACCAGACCATTGCCGACACTATTATGAAGGGCAAGGTCAAGGTCCATCAGGCGTTCCTACCCGAAGGTTTTCTGGGCGCTCTGAACGACAACCCCTATGAGCTGAACGTCGAAAAAGCCAAGGAACTTCTGGCCGAAGCGGGATTGCCTGACGGGTTTAGCGTGACGATGGATACGCGCAACACGCCCGAGATCACTGCCATGGCCGAGGCCATCCAGCAGACGATGGCGCAGGCCGGCATCCAGATGGAGCTGATCCCCGGCGACGGCCAGCAGACGCTGACCAAGTACCGCGCGCGCAACCACGACATCTATATCGGGCGCTGGGGTCCGGATTATCAGGACCCGCACACCAATGCCGATACCTTTGCGCGCAACCCCGACAACAGCGACGACGCCGAGAGCAAGCCGCTGGCGTGGCGCAACGCGTGGGACATTCCAGAAATGACAGCCCAGGCCGACGCCGCCGTGCTTGAGAAAGACGCGAAGAAGCGTGCGGAGCTGTATCTGGCGCTTCAGGAAGAGCATCAAAAGGTCTCGCCCTTTGTGATCATGTTCCAGGAAATCGAGGTTCTGGGTATCCGTGACAACGTGAACGGATTCATCATCGGACCGTCGTTCAACGACAACTCGTTCCGCAAAGTGACCAAGGACTGA
- a CDS encoding SH3 domain-containing protein, producing the protein MGRLSNLLSALALSIALPAAAQERGPVTNLPLPRFVSMKAAEGNVRRGPSRTHRIDWIFKRRDIPLEITAEHGHWRRVRDRDGAGGWMHYSLLSGVRTVIVEKDMLQLRATPDPKALVNAQLEMGVIARLDECLPDWCDLHVGGYGGWVRKSAIWGVGAAETLD; encoded by the coding sequence ATGGGCAGACTATCCAACCTGTTATCCGCGCTGGCGCTCAGCATCGCGCTTCCCGCCGCCGCGCAAGAGCGTGGGCCGGTGACAAACCTGCCGTTGCCGCGCTTTGTGTCGATGAAGGCCGCCGAGGGCAACGTGCGGCGCGGCCCCAGCCGCACCCATCGCATCGACTGGATTTTCAAGCGGCGCGATATCCCGCTCGAAATCACCGCCGAGCATGGCCATTGGCGGCGCGTGCGCGACCGCGACGGTGCGGGCGGCTGGATGCACTATTCGCTACTGTCGGGCGTGCGCACGGTCATTGTCGAAAAGGACATGCTGCAATTACGCGCCACGCCGGACCCCAAGGCGCTGGTCAACGCCCAGCTAGAGATGGGTGTGATCGCCCGCCTCGATGAATGCCTGCCCGACTGGTGCGATTTGCACGTCGGTGGCTATGGCGGCTGGGTCCGCAAGTCGGCGATCTGGGGCGTCGGCGCGGCCGAAACCCTGGACTGA
- a CDS encoding D-glycerate dehydrogenase, with the protein MSSQRLSVVVTRRLPDPVEARLCELFDTTLRPCDTPMSRDELVEAARGADVLVPTLTDRIDAGLIGQVGDRLKLIANYGAGVDHIDVSTARQRGILVSNTPGVSADDTADMAMALILATLRRIPEGLAMMQTGEWSGWSPTALMGGRVSGRRLGILGLGRIGQAVAWRAAAFGMQVHYHNRKRLRPETEESLSATYWESLDQMVARMDVISVNCPHTPSTFHLMNARRLKLMKRDAVIVNTSRGEVIDQNALTRMLRTGEIAGAGLDVYEDASNPRLREMKNVVLLPHMGSATIEGRIEMGEKVLVNIKTFQDGHRPPDQVVPAML; encoded by the coding sequence ATGTCATCTCAACGTCTGAGTGTTGTCGTAACGCGGCGCTTGCCCGATCCGGTCGAGGCGCGACTATGCGAGTTGTTCGATACGACCCTGAGGCCGTGCGACACGCCGATGAGCCGCGATGAGCTGGTCGAGGCGGCGCGCGGTGCCGATGTGCTGGTGCCGACATTGACCGACCGGATTGATGCAGGATTGATCGGACAGGTGGGGGATCGCCTAAAGCTGATCGCGAATTACGGTGCCGGCGTCGATCATATCGACGTGTCGACGGCGCGCCAACGCGGCATATTGGTGTCGAACACGCCGGGCGTTTCGGCGGACGATACTGCCGACATGGCCATGGCGCTGATTCTTGCCACCCTGCGCCGAATCCCCGAGGGGCTCGCCATGATGCAAACCGGCGAGTGGTCCGGCTGGTCGCCGACTGCGCTGATGGGCGGGCGGGTCTCGGGGCGCCGTCTGGGTATTCTCGGGCTTGGCCGGATCGGGCAGGCGGTTGCGTGGCGCGCGGCGGCCTTTGGGATGCAGGTGCATTACCACAACCGCAAGCGTCTGCGCCCCGAGACCGAAGAATCGCTGTCGGCCACCTATTGGGAGAGCCTCGATCAGATGGTCGCGCGGATGGACGTGATCTCGGTCAATTGCCCGCACACGCCCTCGACCTTTCATTTGATGAACGCGCGGCGCCTGAAGCTGATGAAACGCGATGCGGTCATCGTCAACACCTCGCGCGGCGAAGTCATCGACCAGAACGCGCTGACGCGGATGTTGCGCACGGGCGAGATCGCAGGCGCGGGCCTTGACGTCTATGAGGACGCGTCCAATCCGCGTCTTCGTGAGATGAAGAACGTTGTGCTATTGCCGCACATGGGGTCGGCCACAATCGAGGGGCGGATCGAGATGGGCGAAAAGGTGCTGGTGAACATCAAGACCTTTCAGGACGGCCATCGTCCGCCTGATCAGGTCGTCCCGGCGATGCTGTAG